The Lytechinus pictus isolate F3 Inbred chromosome 10, Lp3.0, whole genome shotgun sequence genome includes a window with the following:
- the LOC129270077 gene encoding G patch domain and ankyrin repeat-containing protein 1-like, with protein MAYLVKPVNFVKAKNRKPSTVQATEAGLQQEDIQRKQENAGSQAREFYESVIAEPPQIQRTISDCSLAEDGDQHVRNKSGNGKTLVRYRSSKSKTKLPDFTSSKFSAHKSRGDGGLHRLLRLCQEGNLKEIKRTLKECDINLDSTDNFGWNALMCAVYSGHVPVVKYLGLKYPKGLQHRNKQGQTVFELAQRAGHDDVLEVLNQMESEGSSVHQTRNYEGPSSSKQPVWCEKCESDFKDELKIHKHSTAHLFSCGHGPRPTHYHLPESNRGFQMMLQDGWDKEKGLGKEGEGHKFPVKTILKRDRQGLGLSDSSVKPRITHFKPFDTDAVKRQRKEKKEDKKKDVPLKDNDRTRYPKKDRHKAMEIDFRMSFHSQP; from the coding sequence ATGGCATATCTAGTGAAACCTGTAAATTTTGTGAAAGCAAAGAATCGTAAACCCAGTACTGTCCAGGCAACGGAAGCAGGATTACAGCAGGAAGACATACAAAGAAAGCAGGAAAATGCCGGAAGTCAAGCAAGGGAATTTTATGAGAGTGTTATTGCGGAACCTCCCCAAATTCAGCGGACAATATCTGATTGTAGTTTAGCGGAGGATGGCGATCAGCATGTTCGAAATAAATCTGGAAATGGGAAAACACTTGTAAGATATAGATCATCCAAATCAAAGACAAAACTGCCTGATTTTACCAgttcaaaattttcagcacaTAAATCAAGGGGTGATGGAGGTCTTCATCGGTTACTCAGGCTTTGCCAAGAGGGGAATCTGAAGGAAATTAAGAGAACTCTCAAAGAATGTGATATCAATTTAGATTCTACAGATAATTTTGGTTGGAATGCATTGATGTGTGCAGTATATAGTGGCCATGTACCAGTGGTGAAATACCTCGGCCTGAAGTATCCCAAAGGACTGCAACATCGGAATAAACAAGGACAGACTGTTTTTGAGTTGGCTCAAAGAGCAGGGCATGATGATGTCTTGGAAGTCCTTAACCAGATGGAGAGCGAAGGCAGTTCTGTTCATCAAACAAGGAACTATGAGGGACCTTCTTCAAGCAAACAGCCTGTTTGGTGTGAGAAATGTGAATCAGACTTTAAGGATGAGTTAAAGATTCATAAGCACTCCACGGCTCACTTGTTCAGCTGTGGACATGGCCCTCGTCCTACCCACTACCACCTCCCGGAATCCAATCGCGGCTTTCAGATGATGCTCCAGGATGGTTGGGACAAAGAGAAAGGACTAGGAAAGGAAGGTGAAGGACATAAGTTTCCAGTTAAGACTATCTTGAAGAGAGATCGTCAAGGTTTAGGCTTATCAGACAGTAGTGTGAAGCCCAGGATTACTCATTTTAAGCCTTTTGATACCGATGCGGTGAAGAgacaaaggaaagaaaagaaggaagacaaaaagaaagatgtCCCCCTTAAAGATAACGATAGAACCAGATACCCGAAGAAGGACAGGCATAAGGCTATGGAAATTGACTTTCGTATGTCTTTTCATTCACAACCTTAA